In Anthonomus grandis grandis chromosome 17, icAntGran1.3, whole genome shotgun sequence, the DNA window ATAATACGTACTTACAGGACGATTACAAAGACTAAGCTTAGTtctcaatattaattttattataaaatttatattacttcATTAACTACTACTTGGTCAAAAACATGATAAATATAAGAGCAACTATATTTCTGCTTTTAGGtatacaattttttgtaaatagatttACCGAAAATTGTGTGTTATATGTTAGTATTTGTAATAGGATAGGTAGGAACATGGGAAGTAATAATGCGTCTAAGTTgctaaataatgttattaatcaAGAAGTCATAactatcataaaaaaataaaacataaattcatATACAGATAAATGAGAAACTAGGAATATTATTAAGTGGGTCTGAAAATAATCTGGTAAGTGATAGTGATACTATTGATTTAGACAAGGATTTTGATATCTGGTGATATATCTACAAATATTCAAGGCTTAACCAGTTTACAAGAAATAACTTTAGAATTAGCGGGGTGCGAAAACTAAATTGCAAGAGCCAAAGTTGAATATGTTAAATAATCTGATCTTACTGAAACCTGGTTGAATGAATATGTTTTTGATCAAGAATTTCGGTAATACAAACAAATTAGTATTTAGAGTGGACTGAAAACAAACCCTCATAGGTAAAAAGCAAGGGGGTGGTGTATCGATAGTTTTAAGTAATAACTATACAGGAATAACATGCGATACATTTGATAGTGACTTGGAGGAGGCTCtgtgtattaaaattacttttgatgATAAAAAGTGTCTTTCTATAGGGTGTAGTTGTTTACTTTGTACCCGGCTATAGTCTGatgttatatcaaaaattataccAATGTATTGAAACACATCTTTCAGGttgtaagtatttaattttagatgATTTTAATCTTGCCCACCTTGTTTCGAATGTCCATCGTACGTCTATAtgtgattttaaaaactttttatcgtTTGTACAAATCAATATTgcacctattttttttttaacgttttattaGCTTTAATTATAAATAGCTACCATTTACAGGGCCCAATAGTTAAAATCCGTGATAATCCATTGTTGTCTGTGGATCGTTACCATCCTCCTCTCACTGTTGAGGTTATAACTCAGCTTAAAATATGCTTTTCTATTAAAAGATCAAATAAATATCACTGACAAAGCtgtaattaaaattcaataaaaaaaattaaataaaatgaagtctagataaaactaaatcaaaattagcacataaaagcaaaaaagaaattaaggttatatttgataaaatacaAGTATATAACTATTAGaatataaaaacttacttttatcactatttttaagttaaactttATGCCAGATAATACAGCATTACCTTGATGTAAGTTGATCACTAAAATATTCTTCCACATTATAATATGCTTTGATAACTAGAAGTTTCTTTCATTTacattggaattttttaaagtctacTAAGTTTCGCAAGTTAAGGGGATTATTAGTGCGTATTGGTAGAGGAATATTAAAGTATGATGTTCTCCTTGCACAATTAAATGCCTATACTTTCTAAAAACCCACTGTCAAAAAAGAACAACGTAGTATCATAATGAATCCCTTATTCACAAACATTGAACAACAACAAGTAAAGTTGAAATAGGTAACCAACTGCAATTATCCCAAAAGGGAAGACCATATCTCAGGTTACTTTCAATCACAGCAAAATTACATAAAGACATTCTTCAAGGCAACACTGTGATTTTCAAAGTTTAGTCTATTGTCCATTATaatacctaaaaatttaaaacttcctGGATTGTTTAACTTATCTGTACCAAAAACATCTGCAAGATTACATCTTAAAGTAAGAATGTTAGTGTTTGTTATATTAAATGTGATTTAGTTCCTATCGAACCAAATCTTTACTTTTTGTCATTATTGATATTATTCTGCAACACGAAACGATTGAAATGATGCCACAAGATactggtatcatcagcaaagagAGTTAAATGATCACTGATTTCTACTGAACATATATCATTAGGTAACGTATAAAAGGAACAACAAATATGATATGCGACCACGCTTATTGTTTGATGGACGAGAGTCTTTAGtgactttcttttaaataactcTTGTTGTTCACAAGATATAACAATAAGGTCCAAAAACTAAACTTGTGCAAGTATCTATTCTGTCAAATTGCGTTTCGATGGTTTTCTGCATATGTTTAGCTTCATTAACGTCCAGGGACCTAAGATTCAGGTTACTTAGGCGGATTGGTGTTGAATCATCATTTGATTGTAGGTCAATTTGAAAATTACTGGTTTGTTGTGACTGGACCTACTGCTAACGTCTAGGAGAATCAATAGATTCCGTCAAGGTTTGACTTCCTACTGGAAAAGCCTCTTGATCAATTTTTCAGGTTGAGGTTCTAGTCGATAACCCGTAGAAACGGACCAAAATCGCAATTTTTAtctactatatttttatatatttattgaaattcttTTCAGGGGATTTGATTTAACTGTTCTGATTTGTGGAGGAAATTTATATATCTTCCAATCATCTTATATCATTTTCTATAAGGTATTTCTATTTTCTGGgtaagttaaaagaaaaaacagacgtaaaacttgtttttattcTCCATCCTGTATTTTCTCAGAATCACGTTTATTTTTGGGCTTAAAACTAATGGAAGACAAGATTCAGACAGGCAgcacattaataaaaaaaaaataattatcgattttctatggaaattaaaaaaataatactcgGAAACATTCACTTAGCCGTCATCTCTCTCGCAACCTCACGTAGAGCACCTAAGAAAATATCTCCGTGCTCTCTCGAAAACAGCAGAGATGGTCTCAGACGTACCACCAGATCATGCGCACCACCACAAATAACACCTGCAAAAAGTTTCAGTTTATTGACACCTTTTAACTTACACTAATTGTATGCAATATTATAATTCTACTTTATATCTATAAAAGGAATTAGGTCAGCAAGTCTTTAACTCCTGCAACACGCATCTCAGGATGTCAAGGAATATGTTCGCGTGTTTCTTTTGAAACAGTAAGCTCGCCCTTAGTCTTATGCTGGACTTACCGCAACTACCGCACCACACGCCTAGGACATAGGAATGAAAACGTGAAAGGGTGGTCTGGCATTATATTAATCAAGTTAAATGTTCGaggaaaattgcattttcagGCACAAGATTCAACTCTACTATATCTcagaaagaaataataatacCTTTTTCCTTTAACAACATAATCATTTCATCCCTCTTCTCCGTAGTTTGAGCGGTAAAAGCAATAAAAGTGCCCCTGCCCCTGGACGAATGAAACAacggacaaaactcagtttccAAATCCTTCAGGTGCTTCAACACATACTCCCCCGTTTGCCTTACGTGCTCCAAAAGGTCATCCCGCACGATCACCTCCAGCACCTTCTCCAGCAAAATCACCTTTCCAGGATCTCCCATCCAGGTGTTGAAAGTTCTAAACGGTTGACGCACTCTGgaaattttatgattttcttttatttgaatcGGAACTTTATGGTGGTAATCCCTTACGCCATTTCGCCAGTGTAAAAGTAACCACCGAGCTGCAGTTTCTTGCTAAAGGTCACAATGTCCGGGGGGCAGGGTAAGTCGAAATACTCGTGGCACCAAAACTTCCCTGTTGGTCCACCCCCGGTTTGTACCTCGTCCATGATTAATGCCGCATTATTGTTCTTGCAAATCACTTGGAGTTTTTTGAAGAATTCCGGGGAGGCGTGGTTGTCGCCTCCTTCTGACTGGATTGGTTCTACTATcacctaaaatttattaaaatgttaatactTCGAAAACGCATTGCatcgattttattaaatttagtttcgcctgaaagctgatgagtttttttacaaaaaaggttctttttaaatgcaactgctttggagttattgagtaggTTTTCAGtggattgaaaaaatgttgaaactgtcaaaggcttcacaaaTATCAATAAACCGATGATAACTCGGCTtgtatttaagatattttcgtGAAACATGATAGCTTCCCTAAATATTTGCCTACAAATTTTGTTAGAGCATTAAAATGATTTACTCAAAGCTTTGCCAAATATGAAGCTTCATTCGGTCTGATGTTCAGTAAAGAACTTTGACCTTAGGGCTAATGTCTCGAAATAAAGTGTTATTTCTCAGAAACTACTAATCGTagattactaaaataaaaagaagcaGATTAAGCCTACATTTGTCTACAAATTTTGTCAAACGACTAAAATGATTTGAGCAAAATTTTGCAGGATATGGATCTTCATTGGGTCTGGTGTTCAGTAAAGAAGATTAACCTCCAGGCTAATTCctcgaaataaaattatatttctctGGAACTACTAATCGTAGATCACTGAAACAAACAGCAACATATGAAGCAAACATTTGTCTACAAACTTTCTTAAAGGACCAAAATGATTTAAGCAAAACTTTGCAAGATATGAAGATTCATTGGGTAAGTGTGGCCCTAGACCTTAATATAAAGTGATATTTGAAAAACAACGTTTGtagaaataaacaataatattttcaataaaaaaataaacaaaaatgtagCATCACGAGCACCTGTGGGAAGAATTGGGACGAGTACATGAACAAACTACTTATAATAGTTTAATTTCATATGAAATCTAATGAGTTTCTTTACTAAAAAGGTCCTTAAATTCAAGGGTTTTGGAgttattaagttgtttttttttgacaaatctTGTTAccatcaaaggctttagaaaaatctagaTATCTTGAAAACTCATGAAACgattttattgaatttagtttcatataaaacctaattaatttctttactaAAAAAGCCCTTACAACTTTCCTTGTAAACACAACAGTTTCCGAGttattgaacattttttcaaagaCTCACCCCTGCCACTGGCATCCCTTTCTTGCACCAACTATCGAACAACTCCTCCACCCTCGCCAAACATTTCTCGTCTTCCTTCTTATTGCACTCGACGTTCTCCTCCAAGGGGTATCGGTAGTTCGGGAAGTTCGCCATGGGCCAATCGAACGCCGGAATATCAATTTTCTGGATAAACTTGGACCTGGTGGTGGATAAAGTGCCCAGAGTCCTACCGTGGAAACCGTAAAGAAAGGACATTATGGCCAACTTGGGTGAACCTTGAACCAACAAGACAATAATCTCCGCAAGCGGGTGTTACATAGAAGTAGAATTACCAGGTGGTGTATTATAAATGCAAGACTCTTGCTCTTCTTTGGAGAAATTATCGTGACCTCTCTCTTTTCTTCGAAAAGCCATAAATGCGTGCTTAAACGCGTTTTCGTTGGCGCACGCGCCGCACATCATGGTGTTCAAATGGGGCATACCACATGGGGCTATCTAAAACACTATTTAGTTAAAGGGGCTTACGTTCTATTTTAATTCATACCATATCGCATATGCGGCTCATTCTTTTAGGCCAATCTTCCCCAGGGAACACTCCTAAGGCCGGTCGGTTAATTAGGCATTTCTTGAACATTGCAAGGGGCATTATTCATGATTTTTATGACACTTTATGAATTATTAGCTTACCAGGTCATGTTCGTTGCAAAAAGCTTTTAATAACTCTGG includes these proteins:
- the LOC126746277 gene encoding 4-aminobutyrate aminotransferase, mitochondrial-like isoform X2, producing MWSKSLRKVFPQTGGRACLSTSLPGEPCGPCVRTSVPGPKSKDLLHDLNQIQQAGSTSVFVNYDKSIGNYLVDVDGNTFLDTYMQISTIPLGYNHPELLKAFCNEHDLKCLINRPALGVFPGEDWPKRMSRICDMIAPCGMPHLNTMMCGACANENAFKHAFMAFRRKERGHDNFSKEEQESCIYNTPPGSPKLAIMSFLYGFHGRTLGTLSTTRSKFIQKIDIPAFDWPMANFPNYRYPLEENVECNKKEDEKCLARVEELFDSWCKKGMPVAGVIVEPIQSEGGDNHASPEFFKKLQVICKNNNAALIMDEVQTGGGPTGKFWCHEYFDLPCPPDIVTFSKKLQLGGYFYTGEMAVRQPFRTFNTWMGDPGKVILLEKVLEVIVRDDLLEHVRQTGEYVLKHLKDLETEFCPLFHSSRGRGTFIAFTAQTTEKRDEMIMLLKEKGVICGGAHDLVVRLRPSLLFSREHGDIFLGALREVAREMTAK
- the LOC126746277 gene encoding 4-aminobutyrate aminotransferase, mitochondrial-like isoform X1, whose product is MWSKSLRKVFPQTGGRACLSTSLPGEPCGPCVRTSVPGPKSKDLLHDLNQIQQAGSTSVFVNYDKSIGNYLVDVDGNTFLDTYMQISTIPLGYNHPELLKAFCNEHDLKCLINRPALGVFPGEDWPKRMSRICDMIAPCGMPHLNTMMCGACANENAFKHAFMAFRRKERGHDNFSKEEQESCIYNTPPGSPKLAIMSFLYGFHGRTLGTLSTTRSKFIQKIDIPAFDWPMANFPNYRYPLEENVECNKKEDEKCLARVEELFDSWCKKGMPVAGVIVEPIQSEGGDNHASPEFFKKLQVICKNNNAALIMDEVQTGGGPTGKFWCHEYFDLPCPPDIVTFSKKLQLGGYFYTGEMAVRQPFRTFNTWMGDPGKVILLEKVLEVIVRDDLLEHVRQTGEYVLKHLKDLETEFCPLFHSSRGRGTFIAFTAQTTEKRDEMIMLLKEKGVWCGSCGKSSIRLRASLLFQKKHANIFLDILRCVLQELKTC